Proteins found in one Candidatus Methylomirabilota bacterium genomic segment:
- a CDS encoding DNA polymerase domain-containing protein, which yields MTIVPLRFYDNPLLFGHHPARGLLAFRPADAHVTVYARGSDGAVVSAEEPFRPFLLLADPDLVADLEDGITMVPLDGEGTFRWLAELPSWSQALRARDHCLRVSGQSAGSPDAPYRFLADPIHQFLLRTGKTSFLGMTFGDLRRMAIDIEVTTGAGFEFPNAARESDRIIAIAIADSTGFTTVLSGTEMSEAELLSECSRLIRERDPDVIEGHNIFRFDLEYLEARARRHRVALAWGRDGSTLRGFPSRMQVAERTIGYRRYGVTGRHIVDTWILAQLYDVGARDLESYGLKDVARHFGIAAPERTYLPPEDIPRIFREDPERLMAYARDDVIETLGLSAILSPPYFVQAQILPFDYQSTVLRGNATKIDALLMREYLHRGQAVPAPGRGRGVAGGYTAVFQRGVARGVLHVDVTSLYPSLMLGQGLFPASDRLGVSASLLHDLREFRVSAKRMARDAATDEERVFLNALQQTFKIFINSFYGYLAFSQGHWNDFDVANQVTGEGRRLVQLLLDRLGGLGATVVEVDTDGIYFVPPVATPEVPTDPTVLEEMLVTELSAALPEGIQLELDGRYVAMFSYKMKNYVVLDERGKLLIKGSGLRSRGIELFQRRWMEEMFRLLLTGRREEIPGLVARWEADFLAHRVPLKQFMKTETIQESLTAYREKLQSGERNVGAAYELALSSARSYQPGDQVSYYVTGDDKRIAVNEAARLATDWSESAPDENTAYYVAKLQELYEKFRPLIEQDGLVAVIEDEPVPAPSAPEQLSLWDS from the coding sequence TTGACCATCGTCCCGCTCCGGTTCTATGACAACCCGCTGCTGTTCGGGCACCACCCGGCGCGCGGGCTGCTCGCCTTCCGCCCCGCCGACGCTCACGTCACGGTCTACGCGCGCGGGTCCGACGGCGCGGTGGTGAGCGCCGAGGAGCCCTTCCGCCCCTTCTTGCTCCTGGCCGATCCGGATCTGGTCGCCGACCTCGAGGACGGGATCACGATGGTCCCGCTCGACGGCGAGGGCACGTTCCGCTGGCTCGCCGAGCTGCCCTCGTGGTCGCAGGCCCTGCGGGCGCGGGATCACTGCCTGCGCGTCTCGGGCCAGAGCGCGGGCTCGCCCGACGCGCCCTATCGCTTCCTCGCCGATCCGATCCACCAGTTCCTGCTGCGCACCGGCAAGACGTCGTTCCTGGGCATGACCTTCGGAGATCTCCGTCGGATGGCCATCGACATCGAGGTCACCACCGGCGCCGGCTTCGAGTTCCCCAACGCAGCCCGCGAGTCCGACCGGATCATCGCGATCGCCATCGCCGACTCCACCGGCTTCACCACCGTGCTCTCGGGCACCGAGATGTCGGAGGCCGAGCTCCTGAGCGAGTGCTCGCGGCTGATCCGCGAGCGCGATCCCGACGTGATCGAGGGGCACAACATCTTCCGCTTCGATCTCGAGTACCTGGAGGCGCGGGCCCGGCGGCACCGTGTTGCCCTCGCGTGGGGGCGCGACGGCTCGACCCTGCGCGGCTTCCCCTCGCGCATGCAGGTGGCCGAGCGGACGATCGGCTATCGCCGCTACGGGGTGACCGGGCGCCACATCGTGGACACCTGGATCCTCGCCCAGCTCTACGACGTGGGCGCCCGCGACCTCGAGTCCTACGGGCTCAAGGACGTGGCCCGGCACTTCGGCATCGCGGCGCCCGAGCGCACCTACCTGCCGCCCGAGGACATCCCGCGCATCTTCCGGGAGGATCCGGAGCGCCTGATGGCCTACGCCCGCGACGACGTCATCGAGACGCTCGGGCTGTCCGCGATCCTGTCGCCCCCCTATTTCGTCCAGGCCCAGATCCTGCCCTTCGACTACCAGTCGACCGTGCTGCGCGGCAACGCGACCAAGATCGACGCGCTGCTGATGCGCGAGTACCTGCACCGCGGGCAGGCGGTGCCCGCGCCGGGCCGGGGCCGCGGGGTGGCCGGCGGGTACACCGCCGTCTTCCAGCGAGGCGTCGCGCGCGGCGTGCTCCACGTCGACGTGACCTCGCTCTATCCCTCGCTCATGCTCGGCCAGGGACTGTTCCCGGCCTCCGATCGGCTCGGCGTCTCGGCCTCCCTGCTGCACGACCTGCGGGAGTTCCGGGTGTCGGCCAAGCGCATGGCCCGCGACGCGGCCACCGACGAGGAGCGCGTGTTCCTCAACGCGCTCCAGCAGACCTTCAAGATCTTCATCAACTCGTTCTACGGCTACCTCGCCTTCTCGCAGGGACACTGGAACGATTTCGACGTGGCGAACCAGGTGACCGGGGAGGGCCGCCGGCTGGTGCAGCTGCTGCTGGACCGGCTGGGCGGGCTCGGGGCCACCGTGGTCGAGGTGGACACCGACGGCATCTACTTCGTGCCGCCGGTGGCGACCCCGGAGGTCCCGACCGACCCGACGGTGCTCGAGGAGATGCTGGTGACCGAGCTGTCGGCCGCCCTGCCCGAGGGCATCCAGCTCGAGCTCGACGGCCGCTACGTGGCGATGTTCAGCTACAAGATGAAGAACTACGTGGTGCTCGACGAGCGCGGCAAGCTCCTGATCAAGGGCTCGGGCCTGCGCTCGCGCGGCATCGAGCTCTTCCAGCGCCGGTGGATGGAGGAGATGTTCCGGCTGCTCCTCACCGGCCGGCGCGAGGAGATTCCCGGCCTGGTCGCGCGCTGGGAGGCGGACTTCCTCGCCCACCGGGTGCCGCTCAAGCAGTTCATGAAGACCGAGACCATCCAGGAGTCGCTCACCGCATATCGGGAGAAGCTGCAGTCCGGGGAGCGCAACGTGGGCGCGGCCTACGAGCTGGCCCTGTCCTCGGCGCGCTCGTACCAGCCGGGCGACCAGGTGTCCTACTACGTCACCGGCGACGACAAGCGGATCGCGGTCAACGAGGCGGCGCGGCTCGCCACCGACTGGAGCGAGAGCGCCCCGGACGAGAACACCGCCTACTACGTGGCCAAGCTGCAGGAGCTCTACGAGAAGTTCCGGCCCCTGATCGAGCAGGACGGCCTGGTCGCGGTGATCGAGGACGAGCCGGTTCCGGCTCCCAGCGCGCCCGAGCAGCTGTCGCTGTGGGACAGCTGA
- a CDS encoding DUF309 domain-containing protein — MTLPLPLRNRLADLILDALHDGAARRGLQALAAVCADPCALGSAEPPARFPDDLFEKRGDAWTIRSGYRQHAQTLGARASRAAGALAGAPLGPADPPLEALLDEAATLFDAGLYFEVHELLEPSWMRADGATRQSLQGLIQVAVGFQHLANGNGDGARALLHEGAAKLLGQRLGGRDLDDFARAVARCEREMAQLEPDATRRFDWSAVPRWPAR; from the coding sequence GTGACGCTGCCGTTGCCTCTGCGCAACCGGCTCGCCGATCTCATCCTCGACGCGCTCCACGACGGCGCGGCCCGGCGCGGTCTGCAGGCGCTCGCCGCGGTGTGCGCGGATCCGTGCGCCCTCGGCTCGGCCGAGCCCCCGGCCCGCTTCCCGGACGACCTCTTCGAGAAGCGCGGCGACGCCTGGACGATCCGATCGGGCTACCGCCAGCACGCGCAGACCCTGGGCGCGCGGGCGTCTCGCGCCGCGGGCGCGCTCGCCGGCGCGCCGCTCGGGCCGGCGGATCCGCCGCTCGAGGCGCTCCTCGACGAGGCGGCCACCTTGTTCGACGCGGGCCTGTACTTCGAGGTGCACGAGCTGCTCGAGCCGTCGTGGATGCGCGCCGACGGCGCCACGCGCCAGAGCCTGCAGGGGCTCATCCAGGTCGCGGTGGGCTTCCAGCATCTGGCCAACGGCAATGGAGATGGGGCGCGCGCTCTGCTGCACGAGGGCGCGGCCAAGCTCCTCGGTCAGCGCCTCGGCGGCCGCGACCTGGACGACTTCGCGCGCGCGGTGGCTCGCTGCGAGCGCGAGATGGCGCAACTCGAGCCGGACGCCACGCGTCGCTTCGACTGGAGCGCGGTGCCGCGCTGGCCGGCGAGGTGA
- the glp gene encoding gephyrin-like molybdotransferase Glp encodes MISVRDAQAHILAQIGRAVPPEVVPVSAALGRVLAEDLRAVFDVPPTDNSAVDGYAVRAADLPVSGTRELAVVAGVAAGAVFEGAIGPGQAVRIMTGAPMPAGADTVYPQEMVEREGGRVRIPPGARGVNVRHRGEDVRAGTVVLPAGRALRPQELGVAASLGLPQLLVRQKPRVAILSTGDEVAEPGDERKPGQIFDSNRFSLHGLVEAAGGQATDHGIVPDLYDVLHAKLRAAAATADMVLTSGGVSVGDYDLVKAVLQDAGGIDFWQVAMQPGRPLAVGRIGAAHFFGLPGNPVASMLTFHLFVRPALWKLAGRTELFPPTFHAVAMEPMTKKPGRRELKRGVLSYASTAGGGGRWEVRTTGPQGSGILTSMTLANCFVILEEERGDVAEGGTVSVELFSSS; translated from the coding sequence ATGATTTCGGTGCGCGACGCGCAGGCGCACATCCTGGCCCAGATCGGGCGCGCGGTGCCGCCCGAGGTCGTTCCGGTGAGCGCCGCCCTGGGCCGCGTGCTCGCTGAAGACCTGCGCGCCGTCTTCGACGTGCCGCCCACCGACAACTCCGCGGTCGACGGCTACGCGGTGCGCGCGGCCGATCTGCCGGTCTCCGGCACGCGCGAGCTGGCGGTGGTGGCCGGGGTGGCCGCGGGCGCGGTGTTCGAGGGGGCGATCGGCCCCGGCCAGGCGGTGCGCATCATGACCGGCGCGCCGATGCCCGCCGGCGCGGACACCGTCTATCCCCAGGAGATGGTCGAGCGCGAGGGAGGCCGCGTGCGCATTCCCCCCGGGGCCCGCGGCGTCAACGTGCGGCATCGCGGCGAGGACGTGCGCGCCGGCACGGTGGTGCTGCCGGCCGGCCGCGCGCTGCGGCCGCAGGAGCTGGGTGTCGCCGCGTCGCTCGGCCTGCCGCAGCTGCTGGTGCGGCAGAAGCCGCGGGTGGCGATCCTGTCCACCGGCGACGAGGTGGCCGAGCCGGGCGACGAGCGCAAGCCCGGCCAGATCTTCGACTCCAACCGCTTCTCGCTGCACGGCCTCGTGGAGGCCGCGGGCGGACAGGCGACCGATCACGGAATCGTCCCCGATCTCTACGACGTGCTCCACGCCAAGCTGCGGGCCGCCGCGGCCACCGCGGACATGGTGCTCACGTCGGGCGGGGTCTCGGTGGGTGACTACGACCTGGTCAAGGCGGTGCTGCAGGACGCGGGCGGCATCGACTTCTGGCAGGTGGCGATGCAGCCGGGCCGCCCGCTCGCGGTGGGCCGCATCGGCGCCGCGCACTTCTTCGGCCTGCCCGGCAACCCGGTGGCCTCGATGCTCACGTTCCATCTCTTCGTGCGGCCCGCCTTGTGGAAGCTGGCCGGTCGGACCGAGCTGTTTCCGCCGACGTTCCACGCGGTGGCCATGGAGCCGATGACCAAGAAGCCGGGGCGGCGCGAGCTCAAGCGCGGCGTCCTCTCGTACGCCTCGACCGCCGGGGGCGGCGGCCGCTGGGAAGTGCGCACCACCGGCCCGCAGGGCTCGGGTATTCTCACGTCCATGACGCTCGCCAACTGCTTCGTGATCCTCGAGGAGGAGCGCGGGGACGTGGCGGAGGGCGGCACCGTCTCCGTCGAGCTCTTCTCGTCGTCCTGA
- a CDS encoding metallopeptidase TldD-related protein, giving the protein MDLSRAVREALARLSGQPGVREVEVFAAFNRALLARLNYTSHIVCNGVEEPKSTEMSGLGVQAVFDGPDGRPRVGFGSEPSDLTPAGALRALDKARQAAVHDPEFRSLPRPGAVRRALVDYHDPQLMEIADAALVEAGWKVIGGGLRAFMASSRLADLAPGEAELKRLGLILGGDVTIVQTRIALASTAMPEPQSDDSAFMSASITAMVEARDAKGSGWSVGTKLEDFTDEAGGEAAANAVAAIDGTRVPTGDYTVIFGPQPVADLCNNLIIPSCQAGAFYSSSTPFLGKLDRMVATPALSIVDHGAMPGLAGSRGITCEGLPTGRTDLIREGRLVGLLSHWYDTQRLLHDAHAREKLGVDPAAAAAALAPRNGFRYDGSGRSFEATPGTAASNVIIEGADAVSLDALVARVRDGLYVGRIWYTYPINGLRAGDFTCTVVGDSFVIRDGRIAEPLLANAIRINDNVMRLLGAIVGTTKDARGTMVWGADEVVYAPSLAVTGVHADAIAGLAEGVD; this is encoded by the coding sequence GTGGATCTCTCGCGCGCGGTCCGGGAGGCGCTCGCCCGCCTCTCCGGGCAGCCCGGGGTTCGCGAGGTCGAGGTCTTCGCCGCCTTCAACCGCGCGCTGCTGGCCCGCCTCAACTACACCTCGCACATCGTGTGCAATGGAGTGGAGGAGCCCAAGTCCACCGAGATGTCGGGCCTCGGGGTCCAAGCGGTGTTCGACGGCCCGGACGGCCGGCCGCGGGTGGGCTTCGGGTCGGAGCCGAGCGACCTGACGCCCGCCGGCGCCCTGCGGGCCCTCGACAAGGCGCGGCAGGCCGCGGTCCACGATCCGGAGTTCCGCTCTCTGCCGCGGCCCGGTGCCGTGCGGCGTGCGCTGGTGGACTACCACGATCCGCAGCTGATGGAGATCGCGGACGCGGCGCTGGTGGAGGCCGGCTGGAAGGTGATCGGCGGCGGGCTGCGCGCCTTCATGGCGTCGTCGCGCCTCGCGGACCTGGCCCCGGGCGAGGCGGAGCTGAAGCGGCTGGGCCTCATCCTGGGCGGCGACGTCACCATCGTGCAGACGCGCATCGCGCTCGCCTCGACCGCGATGCCCGAGCCGCAGTCCGACGACTCCGCCTTCATGTCCGCATCGATCACCGCGATGGTCGAGGCGCGCGACGCCAAGGGCTCCGGCTGGTCGGTGGGCACGAAGCTCGAGGACTTCACCGACGAGGCGGGCGGCGAGGCCGCGGCCAACGCGGTGGCCGCCATCGACGGCACGCGGGTGCCGACCGGCGACTACACCGTGATCTTCGGGCCGCAGCCGGTGGCCGATCTCTGCAACAACCTCATCATCCCCTCGTGTCAGGCGGGCGCGTTCTATTCCTCCAGCACCCCGTTCCTCGGCAAGCTCGACCGGATGGTGGCCACCCCCGCGCTCAGCATCGTCGACCACGGGGCCATGCCCGGGCTGGCCGGCTCGCGTGGCATCACCTGCGAGGGGCTGCCCACCGGGCGGACCGATCTCATCCGCGAGGGACGGCTGGTCGGCCTGCTGAGCCACTGGTACGACACCCAGCGCCTGCTCCACGATGCGCACGCCCGCGAGAAGCTCGGGGTCGACCCCGCCGCCGCGGCGGCCGCGCTGGCTCCGCGCAACGGATTCCGCTACGACGGGTCCGGTCGCTCGTTCGAAGCCACGCCGGGCACGGCGGCGTCGAACGTGATCATCGAGGGCGCGGATGCGGTGTCGCTCGATGCGCTGGTCGCGCGCGTGCGCGACGGGCTCTACGTCGGGCGAATCTGGTACACGTACCCGATCAACGGGTTGCGGGCGGGAGACTTCACTTGTACGGTGGTGGGGGATTCTTTTGTCATTCGCGACGGTCGGATCGCGGAGCCGCTGCTGGCGAACGCGATCCGGATCAACGACAACGTGATGCGGCTCCTCGGCGCGATCGTCGGCACCACCAAGGACGCGCGCGGCACCATGGTGTGGGGAGCCGACGAGGTGGTGTACGCGCCGTCGCTCGCGGTGACCGGCGTGCACGCCGATGCGATCGCCGGCCTGGCGGAAGGAGTGGACTGA
- a CDS encoding RNA-binding protein — protein sequence MPAKLFVGNLSFQATEEDLRELFQQAGTVESVRIVTDQFTGRPRGFGFVEMTTKEESGKAIEMLNGRLFRDRNLVVDEARPQPQRGAGGGGGPRGGGGGPRSGGGGGGGWRR from the coding sequence ATGCCTGCAAAGCTCTTCGTCGGCAATCTCTCGTTCCAGGCAACAGAGGAGGACCTGCGTGAGCTGTTCCAGCAGGCGGGGACGGTCGAATCCGTCCGCATCGTCACCGATCAGTTCACCGGGCGGCCCAGGGGGTTTGGCTTCGTCGAGATGACCACCAAGGAGGAGTCGGGCAAGGCCATCGAGATGCTAAACGGCCGTCTCTTCAGGGATCGTAACCTGGTGGTCGACGAGGCGCGCCCACAGCCGCAGCGCGGTGCCGGCGGAGGTGGCGGGCCTCGCGGAGGCGGGGGCGGACCGCGCAGTGGCGGCGGTGGCGGGGGAGGTTGGCGCCGCTAG
- a CDS encoding TldD/PmbA family protein gives MPHGIETGLIERITPMVRDLCVERARALPDLHYADVRVEVAEGKYAGSENGESKSSGDDYGFAFGVRVLAGSRMRAPGYFGRGLGAADLPRLARILEDGLLAAYRRAMANAEMKAEIRGKFGALGDALGDTRLHPVQVRQEIVPAVFEVDPRTVALGEMQSFTTDVSRRVAASQRAVAYNYISTLTQLSRELFASSEGALIDQSFALTQGMCYVVATGADNSQELYDVTGHQRGWEILTGGVSEPMIELQPFPEFSLAMAADAAELSAAPALAAPPGEVTVVTDPHYNTLLSHEIVGHPVELDRGLKMETAYAGRSWLLRSLDDTQLGKRIASPLVTAFSDPALPGYGHYAYDHEGTPARRVVHIDRGVFTGFMNSRQTAAVFGGDPNGHWKATDASLVPLVRMSTTVFAGGQHDAGDLIRDVDRGYYLVGHRTPSIAESRENFRISARKVYEIRHGQIGRLYRDGGIMADSRDFLMHVDGVGRDFRLYPIPNCGKGQPMQTRKLGNGGPTLRSRAIVTGGA, from the coding sequence ATGCCTCACGGGATCGAGACCGGGCTGATCGAGCGCATCACCCCCATGGTGCGGGACCTGTGCGTCGAGCGGGCCCGCGCGCTGCCGGACCTGCACTACGCCGACGTGCGCGTGGAGGTGGCCGAGGGCAAGTACGCGGGCTCCGAGAACGGCGAATCCAAATCCTCGGGTGACGACTACGGCTTCGCCTTCGGCGTCCGGGTGCTCGCCGGCTCGCGCATGCGCGCGCCCGGCTACTTCGGCCGCGGGCTCGGCGCCGCCGACCTGCCGCGGCTCGCCCGTATCCTCGAGGACGGCCTGCTCGCCGCGTATCGCCGGGCGATGGCCAACGCCGAGATGAAGGCCGAGATCCGGGGCAAGTTCGGCGCCCTCGGCGATGCCCTGGGCGACACGCGCCTGCATCCCGTCCAGGTGCGCCAGGAGATCGTCCCCGCCGTCTTCGAGGTGGACCCGCGCACGGTGGCGCTCGGCGAGATGCAGTCGTTCACCACCGACGTCTCGAGACGGGTGGCCGCCTCCCAGCGCGCCGTCGCCTACAACTACATCTCGACCCTCACCCAGCTCAGCCGCGAGCTGTTCGCCTCCTCCGAGGGGGCCCTGATCGACCAGTCCTTCGCCCTCACCCAGGGCATGTGCTACGTGGTGGCCACCGGAGCCGACAACAGCCAGGAGCTGTACGACGTCACCGGTCACCAGCGCGGCTGGGAGATCCTCACGGGTGGCGTCTCCGAGCCGATGATCGAGCTTCAGCCCTTCCCCGAGTTCTCGCTCGCGATGGCCGCCGACGCGGCCGAGCTGAGCGCGGCCCCCGCTCTGGCCGCGCCGCCGGGCGAGGTCACGGTGGTGACCGACCCGCACTACAACACGCTGCTCTCCCACGAGATCGTCGGCCACCCGGTGGAGCTGGATCGCGGGCTCAAGATGGAGACGGCCTATGCGGGCCGGTCGTGGCTGCTGCGCTCGCTCGACGACACCCAGCTCGGCAAGCGGATCGCCTCGCCCCTGGTCACCGCGTTCTCGGATCCCGCCCTGCCCGGCTACGGCCACTACGCCTACGACCACGAGGGCACGCCGGCGCGCCGGGTGGTGCACATCGACCGCGGCGTGTTCACCGGCTTCATGAACAGCCGGCAGACCGCGGCGGTGTTCGGGGGCGATCCCAACGGCCACTGGAAGGCCACCGACGCCTCGCTGGTGCCGCTGGTGCGCATGTCCACCACCGTGTTCGCGGGCGGCCAGCACGACGCGGGCGATCTGATCCGCGACGTCGACCGCGGCTACTACCTGGTCGGCCATCGCACCCCGTCCATCGCGGAGAGCCGCGAGAACTTCCGCATCTCGGCTCGCAAGGTCTACGAGATCCGCCACGGCCAGATCGGGCGGCTCTACCGCGACGGAGGCATCATGGCGGACAGCCGCGACTTCCTGATGCACGTCGACGGCGTGGGCCGCGACTTCCGCCTCTATCCGATTCCCAACTGCGGCAAGGGCCAGCCGATGCAGACCCGCAAGCTCGGCAACGGCGGCCCCACCCTGCGCAGCCGCGCCATCGTCACCGGCGGGGCCTGA
- a CDS encoding radical SAM protein has translation MSRAVPPAPGFVKRFGDVVDRRRGVLFQQLDSDNLVNRLTGDAMPFGWTVNPFRGCEVGCRYCYARPTHEFLGHGDPEEFEERIYVKQAGDAKLRASLLRARASGREIAIGTATDPYQPAEGRFAVTRRVLEAMAQVPGLRIGITTKSTGILRDRDVLGRIARASDLWVNLSLISLDADLLRQIEPRAPRPDLRLHAMRALSSDGIRTRLFLMPVLPLLTDGAAGLRELLAAALAAGAREAISQALFLRTEMTWRFFLEFVREEFPWAERRYRALYPRPGNAPAAYREEIARRVSRLSVEVGFPSRTRAERVRAEAPARPRQLALSW, from the coding sequence ATGAGTCGGGCCGTCCCCCCCGCACCGGGCTTCGTGAAGCGCTTCGGCGACGTCGTGGACCGTCGGCGCGGCGTCCTGTTCCAGCAGCTTGACTCCGACAACCTGGTGAACCGCTTGACCGGCGACGCCATGCCGTTCGGCTGGACGGTGAATCCCTTTCGCGGATGCGAGGTGGGATGCCGGTACTGCTACGCCCGGCCGACGCACGAATTCCTGGGCCACGGTGATCCCGAAGAGTTCGAGGAGCGCATCTACGTGAAGCAAGCGGGCGACGCCAAGCTGCGGGCCAGTCTCCTGCGCGCCCGGGCGAGCGGTCGGGAGATCGCGATCGGCACCGCCACCGATCCCTATCAGCCGGCCGAGGGACGGTTCGCGGTGACCCGCCGGGTGCTGGAGGCGATGGCCCAGGTTCCGGGCCTGCGCATCGGGATCACCACGAAGTCGACCGGGATCCTGCGCGATCGCGACGTCCTGGGCCGGATCGCCCGCGCCTCGGACCTCTGGGTGAACCTCTCGCTGATCTCCCTCGACGCCGATCTCCTCCGCCAGATCGAGCCCCGCGCTCCGCGTCCCGACCTGCGGCTTCACGCCATGCGCGCGCTGTCGAGTGACGGCATCCGCACCCGCCTCTTCCTGATGCCGGTGCTGCCGCTGCTGACCGACGGCGCGGCCGGCCTGCGTGAGCTGCTGGCCGCCGCGCTCGCCGCGGGCGCGCGGGAGGCGATCAGCCAGGCGCTCTTCCTGCGAACCGAGATGACCTGGCGCTTCTTCCTGGAGTTCGTGCGCGAGGAATTCCCGTGGGCCGAGCGACGGTACCGCGCGCTCTATCCGCGCCCGGGCAACGCGCCGGCGGCCTATCGCGAGGAGATCGCGCGGCGGGTCTCCCGGCTGAGCGTCGAGGTCGGCTTCCCGTCGCGCACGCGCGCGGAGCGCGTCCGGGCCGAGGCGCCGGCCCGCCCGCGTCAGCTCGCGCTGTCCTGGTGA
- a CDS encoding SDR family oxidoreductase, with translation MDLGLEGKTALVTGGSKGIGRAVARTLAAEGARVAICSRDEAALKDAAAEIERATGRRVEVVPGDLSRREEVSRVAVASLDRLGRLDILVNNAGAIKGGDFLTTPDEEWLNGWSLKLLGYIRMAREVLPHMQTQGGGRIVNVVGAAARNPAATYMMGGTANAALINFTKALSDLGARSNVLVTGVSPGPVKTERWDSLMAQQAKAAGQDLESYVKERSQELPLGRIARPEEVADVVCFLASQRASFLTGITITIDGGITRGVYL, from the coding sequence ATGGATCTGGGACTCGAGGGCAAGACCGCGCTGGTCACGGGAGGGAGCAAGGGCATCGGGCGCGCGGTGGCGCGCACCCTCGCCGCCGAGGGGGCGCGCGTGGCCATCTGCTCGCGCGACGAGGCGGCGCTGAAGGACGCCGCCGCGGAGATCGAGCGCGCGACCGGCCGGCGCGTCGAGGTGGTGCCGGGCGACTTGAGCCGGCGTGAGGAGGTGAGCCGGGTGGCCGTCGCGTCCCTCGATCGCCTGGGCCGCCTCGACATCCTCGTGAACAATGCGGGCGCGATCAAGGGCGGCGACTTCCTGACCACGCCCGACGAGGAGTGGCTCAACGGCTGGAGCCTGAAGCTGCTCGGCTACATCCGGATGGCGCGCGAGGTGCTGCCGCACATGCAGACGCAGGGTGGCGGGCGCATCGTCAACGTGGTGGGCGCCGCGGCACGGAATCCCGCGGCGACGTACATGATGGGCGGCACCGCCAACGCCGCCCTCATCAATTTCACCAAGGCGCTCTCCGATCTGGGCGCGCGCTCGAACGTGCTGGTGACCGGCGTGTCGCCGGGGCCGGTCAAGACCGAGCGCTGGGACAGCTTGATGGCCCAGCAGGCGAAGGCGGCAGGACAGGATCTGGAGAGCTACGTAAAGGAACGTAGTCAAGAATTGCCCCTCGGACGCATCGCGCGGCCGGAAGAAGTCGCGGACGTCGTCTGCTTCCTCGCGTCGCAGCGTGCATCATTTCTGACCGGCATCACCATCACGATCGACGGCGGCATCACCCGCGGGGTTTATCTCTAG
- a CDS encoding DinB family protein: MATAACPMCRAPHTHLGSVRPLAALRAAPGRLTRALRRVPRRLATRRPAPGEWAVGEVLSHLADAEIALAFRIRKVAAEPRQALVAWDQDRWAEGGRYRRTPVREALATFTALRRSNLAYVARLSTAQRKQHGRHPEYGRLTIGQMLAHWADHDLNHLAQITAARRRLTGAGRRGGSA; the protein is encoded by the coding sequence ATGGCGACCGCCGCCTGTCCGATGTGCCGCGCCCCGCACACCCACCTCGGCTCGGTCCGTCCGCTGGCCGCGCTGCGCGCCGCGCCCGGACGGCTGACCCGCGCGCTCCGTCGCGTGCCGCGTCGACTCGCGACGCGACGGCCCGCCCCCGGTGAGTGGGCCGTCGGTGAGGTCCTGAGCCATCTCGCCGACGCGGAGATCGCGCTGGCCTTCCGGATCCGCAAGGTCGCGGCCGAGCCGCGTCAGGCGCTGGTGGCCTGGGACCAGGACCGCTGGGCCGAAGGCGGGCGATACCGCCGCACGCCGGTCCGCGAGGCGCTCGCCACGTTCACCGCGCTGCGCCGCTCGAACCTCGCCTACGTGGCCCGGCTGAGCACGGCCCAGCGGAAGCAGCACGGGCGCCATCCCGAGTACGGCCGGCTCACCATCGGCCAGATGCTGGCGCACTGGGCCGATCACGACCTGAACCATCTGGCCCAGATCACGGCCGCGCGCCGCCGCCTGACCGGCGCCGGCCGGCGTGGCGGGAGCGCGTGA